One genomic window of Solanum dulcamara chromosome 10, daSolDulc1.2, whole genome shotgun sequence includes the following:
- the LOC129870009 gene encoding uncharacterized protein LOC129870009 → MAEIVNQGKRKLEEQSSVNAGSKAVEDYDSDEYDHDMYVGNRRMNREIRKEYNRQVKESEGFDITLDLDLGVSIGAPLVPARGEENNPMFTEISCLALDAFNSQNNKRYKFVENVTVNTSLAAGYWCRNTFLAKDSDAPYTVKTFQARGFWGICGERIIAFCRLKKTSSDQGDECPPYSNADLKARQ, encoded by the exons ATGGCAGAGATTGTTAATCAAGGGAAGCGAAAATTGGAAGAGCAGAGTAGTGTGAATGCTGGGAGCAAAGCTGTAGAAGATTACGATTCTGATGAGTATGATCATGATATGTATGTGGGGAATCGCAGGATGAATCGAGAAATTCGGAAGGAGTATAACAGGCAGGTGAAGGAGAGCGAG GGTTTTGATATCactttggatttggatttgggtGTTAGTATTGGTGCTCCACTTGTTCCAGCACGGGGTGAAGAGAACAATCCAATGTTTACTGAGATATCATGCTTAGCCCTTGATGCTTTCAATTCACAGAAT aATAAAAGATACAAATTTGTTGAAAATGTGACTGTGAACACATCACTTGCTGCTGGATATTGGTGTCGTAACACATTTCTAGCAAAGGATTCTGATGCTCCCTACACTGTAAAGACCTTTCAAGCACGGGGGTTCTGGGGAATTTGTGGAGAAAGAATTATTGCATTTTGCAGGCTTAAGAAAACATCCAGTGATCAAG GTGATGAATGCCCTCCCTATTCCAATGCTGATTTGAAAGCTAGACAGTGA